A single Actinopolymorpha sp. NPDC004070 DNA region contains:
- a CDS encoding HIT family protein, translating to MPTAAPGSSGPSGHTDSAGPADPADSAAGSCVFCGVVADGSADLVLDEPDVVAFLDVRPVFKGHTLVLPRAHVDTLLDLPGELRDPYLAAVQRVARAMETGLGAKGSFVAVNNRVSQSVPHLHTHVVPRTKGDGLRGFFWPRHKYADEDEAREYAAKVRAAL from the coding sequence ATGCCTACCGCCGCGCCGGGTTCTTCCGGGCCCTCCGGGCACACCGACTCAGCCGGGCCGGCCGACCCAGCCGACTCAGCCGCCGGCAGCTGCGTGTTCTGCGGCGTCGTCGCCGACGGGTCGGCCGACCTGGTGCTGGACGAGCCGGACGTGGTGGCATTCCTCGACGTACGCCCGGTGTTCAAGGGCCACACGCTGGTGCTCCCCCGCGCTCACGTCGACACTCTGCTGGACCTGCCCGGTGAACTCCGCGACCCCTATCTCGCGGCGGTCCAGCGCGTGGCCCGGGCGATGGAGACCGGCCTCGGCGCGAAGGGCTCGTTCGTCGCGGTCAACAACCGGGTCAGTCAGAGCGTCCCGCACCTGCACACCCATGTGGTGCCGCGCACCAAGGGAGACGGTTTGCGGGGATTCTTCTGGCCGCGGCACAAGTACGCCGACGAGGACGAGGCCCGGGAGTACGCCGCGAAGGTACGCGCGGCCCTGTGA
- a CDS encoding ROK family transcriptional regulator, whose translation MLAAVRAHGVLSQAEIARITGLSPASVSNIVHQLADADAVELSPGIRGGRRAQEVRVRSDGGLVVGLDFGHRHIRVAVSDLRFVVRAERRVECDVGASALSALAVAEKLVGELLDEIGTTKCGIRAVGLGLPAPMGPDGGTLAAWPILPSWSTIDPARHLAERLGAPVYADNDANLGARGELYFGAGRGVSDLAYIKAATGLGAGLVVAGNVYRGFAGSAGEIGHLTIDEMGPVCSCGNRGCLETMVGAPYLLELIRYSHPDVRTVEQLVTCALSGDGGCQRVVADAGRHIGFVAANLCNVVNPERVVVGGDLAAAGDLLLEPLRSAMPRYAVVTVASTPVVAALTGERAEVLGALVLAVEQFQRRHDQNDGADAADDDRGREQSASEHSGRERQGSEQLGREHAGGSAAGASSRGGSAGAPGSRAEAGLANGRLSAVGDPAPDLGAAGRNLLGGPA comes from the coding sequence GTGCTGGCAGCGGTCCGGGCACACGGCGTACTCAGTCAGGCCGAGATCGCGCGGATCACCGGTCTCTCGCCGGCCTCGGTCTCCAACATCGTGCACCAGCTCGCCGACGCGGACGCCGTTGAGCTGTCCCCGGGGATCCGTGGTGGCCGGCGTGCGCAGGAGGTGCGCGTCCGTTCCGACGGCGGCCTGGTCGTCGGGCTGGACTTCGGCCACCGGCACATCCGGGTGGCGGTGTCCGACCTGCGGTTCGTCGTACGCGCCGAACGCCGGGTGGAGTGCGACGTCGGAGCGTCGGCACTGTCGGCGCTCGCGGTCGCGGAGAAGCTCGTCGGCGAGCTGCTGGACGAGATCGGCACCACCAAGTGCGGAATCCGGGCCGTGGGGCTCGGCCTGCCGGCGCCGATGGGTCCCGACGGCGGCACTCTGGCGGCCTGGCCGATCCTGCCGAGCTGGTCGACCATCGACCCCGCCCGGCACCTCGCCGAGCGGCTGGGCGCGCCGGTGTACGCCGACAACGACGCCAACCTGGGCGCCCGCGGCGAGCTGTACTTCGGTGCCGGGCGCGGCGTGTCCGACCTCGCCTACATCAAGGCGGCCACCGGCCTGGGTGCCGGGCTGGTGGTGGCCGGGAACGTCTACCGCGGGTTCGCCGGCTCCGCCGGTGAGATCGGTCACCTCACCATCGACGAGATGGGGCCGGTGTGCTCCTGCGGCAACCGCGGCTGTCTGGAGACGATGGTGGGCGCGCCGTACCTCCTGGAACTCATCCGGTACAGCCACCCCGACGTGCGGACGGTGGAGCAGCTGGTGACCTGCGCGCTGTCCGGTGACGGCGGCTGCCAGCGGGTGGTCGCCGACGCGGGCCGGCACATCGGGTTCGTGGCCGCCAACCTGTGCAACGTCGTCAACCCCGAGCGGGTGGTGGTGGGCGGTGACCTGGCGGCCGCCGGCGACCTGCTGCTGGAGCCGCTTCGGTCAGCGATGCCCCGGTATGCCGTGGTCACGGTGGCGTCGACCCCGGTGGTGGCGGCGCTGACGGGGGAGCGGGCGGAGGTCCTCGGGGCGCTCGTCCTCGCGGTCGAGCAGTTCCAGCGCCGGCACGACCAGAACGACGGCGCCGACGCTGCTGACGACGACCGGGGCAGGGAGCAGTCGGCGAGCGAGCACTCGGGCAGGGAACGGCAAGGCAGTGAGCAGCTTGGGAGGGAGCACGCGGGCGGGAGCGCCGCCGGCGCCTCCTCGCGTGGCGGCTCGGCCGGCGCCCCGGGCTCCCGCGCAGAGGCCGGCCTGGCCAACGGGCGTCTCTCGGCGGTCGGTGACCCCGCGCCGGACCTCGGCGCGGCGGGTCGCAACCTGCTCGGCGGCCCTGCCTAG
- the dxs gene encoding 1-deoxy-D-xylulose-5-phosphate synthase: MGVLEKVREPADLNALSDEQLTTLAREIRDFLVAKVSRTGGHLGPNLGIVELTLALHRVFESPRDRIIFDVGHQAYVHKMLTGRQEGFDLLRQKGGLSGYPSRAESEHDVVENSHASASLSYADGLAKAYQLRGEDRHVVAVIGDGALTGGMAWEALNNIAGANDRPLVIVVNDNGRSYTPTVGGIADHLTALRTDPRYERVLDLVKRSLSRTPLVGPPLYDVLHGIKRGLKDVMAPQGLFEDLGMKYVGPVDGHDRELVEHALEQAKNFGGPVIVHCVTRKGFGYDIAEQDEADCFHSPSGAFDPLTGTPVAAPGAKWTNVFRDDLVELGRERPDIVAITAAMQHPTGLDAFAREFPERSFDVGIAEQHAVTSAAGLAMGGMHPVVAIYSTFLNRAFDQMLMDVALHRCGATFVLDRAGVTGEDGPSHNGMWDMSILQVVPGLRLAAPRDGARLRELLREAVAVDDAPTVLRFPKGALPDDLPALERRDGVDVLVREGDTDVLLVCVGSMAATGVEVAARLTGQGIGVTVVDPRWVKPVNPVLVDLARTHRLVVSLEDSGRVGGCGAALGLALSDARVGTPLHVAGIAQRFLDHDKRPQLLAEMGLGAQDLARDIVERMAHADDAALVTDDHDAVSRG, from the coding sequence ATGGGTGTGCTCGAGAAGGTACGGGAACCAGCCGACCTCAACGCTCTGTCCGACGAGCAGCTCACCACCCTCGCCCGCGAGATCCGCGACTTCCTGGTGGCCAAGGTCTCCCGCACCGGCGGCCACCTGGGCCCCAACCTCGGCATCGTCGAGCTCACCCTCGCCCTGCACCGGGTCTTCGAGTCCCCCCGGGACCGGATCATCTTCGACGTCGGCCACCAGGCCTACGTGCACAAGATGCTCACCGGCCGCCAGGAGGGATTCGACCTGCTCCGCCAGAAGGGCGGCCTGTCGGGTTACCCCAGCCGGGCGGAGTCCGAGCACGACGTGGTGGAAAACTCCCACGCCTCGGCCTCCCTGTCGTACGCCGACGGCCTGGCGAAGGCCTACCAACTGCGCGGTGAGGACCGGCACGTCGTCGCGGTGATCGGCGACGGCGCCCTGACCGGCGGGATGGCCTGGGAGGCGCTGAACAACATCGCCGGTGCCAACGACCGGCCGCTGGTGATCGTGGTCAACGACAACGGGCGTTCCTACACCCCGACCGTCGGCGGCATCGCCGACCACCTCACCGCCCTGCGCACCGACCCCCGCTACGAACGCGTCCTGGACCTCGTCAAGCGCTCACTGAGCCGCACCCCGCTGGTCGGGCCGCCGCTCTACGACGTTCTGCACGGCATCAAGCGCGGGCTCAAGGATGTGATGGCGCCGCAGGGACTGTTCGAGGACCTCGGGATGAAGTACGTCGGACCCGTGGACGGCCACGACCGCGAACTCGTCGAGCACGCCCTGGAGCAGGCGAAGAACTTCGGCGGGCCCGTCATCGTGCACTGCGTGACCCGCAAGGGCTTCGGGTACGACATCGCCGAGCAGGACGAGGCCGACTGCTTCCACAGCCCCTCGGGCGCGTTCGACCCGCTGACCGGCACTCCCGTGGCCGCGCCGGGCGCGAAGTGGACCAACGTCTTCCGCGACGATCTGGTCGAGCTGGGCCGGGAGCGCCCCGACATCGTGGCCATCACCGCCGCCATGCAGCACCCGACGGGGCTGGACGCGTTCGCCCGCGAGTTCCCCGAGCGGTCCTTCGACGTGGGTATCGCCGAGCAGCACGCCGTGACGTCGGCGGCCGGTCTGGCAATGGGCGGAATGCACCCGGTGGTGGCGATCTACTCCACGTTCCTCAACCGCGCGTTCGACCAGATGCTGATGGACGTCGCCTTGCACCGGTGCGGCGCGACGTTCGTGCTCGACCGGGCCGGCGTGACCGGTGAGGACGGCCCGAGCCACAACGGCATGTGGGACATGTCGATCCTGCAGGTCGTACCCGGCCTGCGGCTCGCCGCTCCGCGCGACGGTGCCCGGCTGCGCGAGCTGCTCCGCGAGGCGGTCGCGGTCGACGACGCACCGACCGTGCTGCGGTTCCCCAAGGGTGCGCTGCCCGACGACCTGCCCGCTCTCGAACGCCGGGACGGTGTGGACGTCCTGGTCCGCGAGGGCGACACCGACGTCCTGCTCGTCTGCGTCGGCTCGATGGCGGCCACCGGAGTCGAGGTGGCCGCCCGGCTCACCGGTCAGGGCATCGGCGTCACCGTCGTCGACCCGCGCTGGGTGAAGCCGGTCAATCCCGTCCTGGTCGACCTCGCCCGCACCCACCGGCTCGTGGTGTCGCTGGAGGACAGCGGCCGGGTAGGCGGGTGCGGCGCAGCTCTCGGGCTGGCCCTGTCCGACGCCCGGGTCGGCACGCCGCTGCACGTCGCCGGCATCGCCCAGCGGTTCCTGGATCACGACAAGCGGCCCCAGTTACTGGCGGAGATGGGACTCGGTGCCCAGGACCTCGCCCGCGACATCGTCGAGCGCATGGCACATGCCGACGACGCCGCTCTGGTGACGGACGATCACGACGCGGTGTCACGCGGGTAA
- a CDS encoding amino acid permease, translating to MNSQDPRGSTSVMRTKPVEMAISDTEEPEHRLKKNLGALDLTVFGVGVTIGGGLFVLTGTAAATYAGPAVALSFVIAAVACGLAALCYAEFASTVPVAGSAYTFSYATLGELIAWIIGWDLILEFFVGAAAVSSGWSGYLASALQGTPLQIPAAVANTKDGFMNLPAGLLVLALTAVLVIGIKLSSRINQVAVAIKVGVALLFVLAGIFFVKAANLTPFVPPSQPTKGGGGSLTEPLIQVLFGMQPGSFGWAGVVSGAAVVFFAFIGFDVVATTAEETRKPQRNLPIGIIASLAICTVLYVTVSLVVTGIQSYKKIDPADAAPLATAMTHAGHPALARIISVGAAVGIIVVVMILLLGQSRVAFAMARDGLLPPVFAKVHPRFRTPYVVTIVVGIAAALLAAFTSIDVLAELVNVGTLAAFILVSIGVLVLRRSRPDLQRGFRTPLVPVLPIVSALVCFYLMLNLAVETWLRFLVWMAIGLVIYFAYGRRRSRLVTGNVEAGGKGGRAGRR from the coding sequence ATGAATTCTCAGGATCCGCGCGGGTCGACGTCGGTCATGCGCACCAAGCCGGTCGAAATGGCCATCTCCGACACCGAGGAGCCAGAGCACCGGCTGAAGAAGAACCTCGGTGCGCTCGACCTCACCGTCTTCGGGGTCGGTGTCACGATCGGCGGCGGTCTGTTCGTGCTCACCGGTACGGCCGCGGCGACGTACGCCGGCCCCGCGGTGGCGCTGTCGTTCGTGATCGCCGCGGTGGCGTGCGGGCTGGCGGCACTGTGCTACGCGGAGTTCGCCTCGACCGTTCCGGTGGCCGGTTCGGCGTACACCTTCTCCTACGCCACTCTCGGCGAGCTGATCGCGTGGATCATCGGCTGGGACCTCATCCTGGAGTTCTTCGTCGGCGCCGCGGCGGTGTCCAGTGGCTGGTCGGGATATCTCGCGAGCGCGTTGCAGGGTACGCCGCTGCAGATACCCGCGGCGGTGGCCAACACCAAGGACGGGTTCATGAACCTCCCGGCCGGGCTGCTCGTCCTGGCGCTGACCGCGGTGCTCGTCATCGGCATCAAGCTGTCCAGCCGGATCAACCAGGTCGCCGTCGCGATCAAGGTGGGCGTGGCGCTGCTGTTCGTGCTGGCCGGCATCTTCTTCGTCAAGGCCGCCAACCTGACGCCGTTCGTACCGCCGAGCCAGCCCACCAAGGGCGGCGGCGGCAGCCTCACCGAGCCGCTGATCCAGGTGTTGTTCGGCATGCAGCCGGGATCGTTCGGCTGGGCCGGAGTGGTGAGCGGCGCGGCGGTCGTGTTCTTCGCGTTCATCGGCTTCGACGTGGTGGCCACCACCGCTGAGGAGACCCGCAAGCCGCAGCGCAACCTGCCGATCGGAATCATCGCCTCGCTGGCGATCTGCACCGTCCTCTACGTCACCGTCAGCCTCGTGGTGACCGGCATCCAGAGCTACAAGAAGATCGACCCCGCCGACGCCGCGCCGCTGGCCACCGCCATGACCCACGCCGGCCACCCCGCGCTGGCCAGGATCATCTCCGTCGGCGCCGCGGTCGGGATCATCGTGGTGGTGATGATCCTGCTGCTCGGGCAGAGCCGGGTCGCGTTCGCGATGGCCCGCGACGGCCTGCTGCCGCCGGTGTTCGCCAAGGTCCACCCCAGGTTCCGTACGCCCTACGTCGTCACCATCGTGGTCGGCATCGCGGCGGCGCTGCTCGCGGCCTTCACCTCGATCGACGTGCTGGCCGAACTCGTCAACGTCGGAACCCTGGCGGCGTTCATCCTGGTCAGCATCGGTGTGCTCGTCCTGCGCAGGTCCCGACCCGACCTCCAGCGCGGCTTCCGCACGCCGCTGGTGCCGGTGCTGCCGATCGTCTCGGCGCTGGTGTGCTTCTACCTCATGCTCAACCTCGCGGTGGAGACCTGGCTGCGGTTCCTGGTGTGGATGGCGATCGGCCTGGTCATCTACTTCGCCTACGGCCGTCGGCGGTCCCGGCTGGTGACCGGCAACGTCGAGGCCGGTGGCAAGGGAGGCCGCGCAGGCAGGCGCTAG